The following proteins are encoded in a genomic region of Gimesia algae:
- a CDS encoding excinuclease ABC subunit UvrC → MSDTDNLPDSEPPEAEPAAPAPAETAQTPQEKVRKFPTTPGVYLMKDAQARVIYVGKAVNLKSRASSYFNQAAAVERRTAELVTEIADIDYLETETEVDALLLEARLIKDIRPRFNSELKDDKTFPYLEITTREDFPRVEFTRTPKSKGTKLYGPFTNAKQLRGTITVLQKIFRFRNCSLDIEEGDEKWRWFRPCLLHSINQCTAPCNLRISKEDYRKDINKLKLFLDGKKDRLLNEMRKEMLAASEAKLYEKAARLRDEIQLLESIKLRGNLEDHAQPEVFYIDPKKGMQGLKKVFGLPELPRRIEGVDIAHLQGGETVASLVQFIDGLPFKHGYKRFKIRTVKGIDDFASIREVVSRRIRRLHQEGETFPDILLIDGGKGQLNAAMTAMRELGVEPPFTISLAKREEEVFVPGETEPRRLSRHSYGLRLLQYVRDESHRFAQHYHHLLRKKSHFDE, encoded by the coding sequence GTGTCTGATACGGACAATCTTCCCGATAGTGAACCGCCCGAAGCGGAGCCAGCCGCTCCCGCGCCGGCAGAAACTGCGCAGACACCGCAGGAAAAGGTCCGCAAGTTCCCCACCACGCCCGGCGTCTATCTGATGAAAGATGCGCAGGCCCGCGTGATCTACGTGGGGAAAGCCGTCAATCTGAAAAGTCGCGCCTCCAGTTATTTCAACCAGGCCGCAGCCGTCGAGCGCCGCACCGCGGAACTGGTCACCGAAATCGCCGACATCGATTACCTGGAAACGGAGACCGAAGTCGACGCCCTGCTCCTCGAAGCACGGCTCATTAAGGACATTCGCCCGCGATTCAATTCGGAACTCAAAGACGACAAGACGTTCCCCTACCTGGAAATCACGACACGCGAAGATTTTCCCCGCGTCGAATTCACCCGTACGCCCAAGAGCAAAGGAACCAAGCTCTACGGCCCGTTCACCAACGCGAAACAGCTGCGGGGCACCATAACCGTGCTGCAGAAAATCTTCCGCTTCCGCAATTGTTCGCTGGACATCGAAGAGGGGGACGAAAAGTGGCGCTGGTTCCGCCCCTGTCTGCTGCACAGCATCAACCAGTGCACGGCTCCCTGCAATCTGCGGATCAGTAAAGAAGACTACCGCAAGGACATCAACAAACTCAAACTGTTTCTTGACGGCAAAAAAGATCGGCTGCTCAATGAAATGCGAAAAGAGATGCTGGCCGCTTCGGAAGCCAAGCTCTACGAGAAAGCAGCCCGACTGCGAGACGAAATCCAACTGCTCGAAAGCATCAAACTGCGCGGCAATCTGGAAGATCACGCACAACCCGAAGTCTTTTACATCGATCCGAAAAAGGGCATGCAGGGTCTGAAGAAAGTCTTCGGCCTGCCCGAGCTGCCCCGCCGGATCGAAGGGGTCGACATCGCACATCTGCAGGGGGGCGAAACCGTGGCCAGCCTGGTGCAGTTCATCGACGGCCTCCCGTTCAAGCATGGCTACAAACGATTCAAAATCCGCACGGTCAAAGGAATCGACGATTTCGCCTCGATCCGCGAAGTCGTCAGCCGCCGCATCCGACGCCTGCATCAGGAGGGAGAAACATTCCCCGACATCCTGCTGATCGACGGCGGGAAAGGCCAGTTGAACGCCGCAATGACCGCGATGCGCGAACTGGGCGTCGAGCCCCCCTTCACGATCTCCCTGGCCAAACGGGAAGAAGAAGTCTTCGTCCCCGGCGAAACCGAACCCCGCCGTTTAAGCAGGCATTCCTACGGCTTAAGACTCCTGCAATACGTGCGAGACGAATCGCACCGGTTCGCCCAGCATTATCATCATCTACTGCGGAAGAAATCGCACTTTGATGAGTGA
- a CDS encoding DMT family transporter has protein sequence MNSQPDPLESKPATGHDRLAVVVLAGSACLMATGPILASVAMRQAGMGPFGTAFWRFAIAAPLLIVLAVAGRRRSQEQTPFVWPKTFARWLWIGGPGVALALVMGAWFTAMLYTTAAAATIMTNMQAPMVGLAAWILFGQRPRWLFFAGTCIAIVGVVGLLIAEPGPITMVGGNVTGDLIALIGAVAYAAYLLQIARLSRSYKPAEVIAMAASVAAVLLLPLPALLGEPYLPSNATGWWSLVGMSLVAQVFGHSALGWAVARVSSAASASVLLVQPVATAILGWLVLHELLDAWQIGAIGIILLGVFLAKRGAPATQPDENTPDRPVSG, from the coding sequence TTGAATAGCCAGCCAGACCCTCTGGAATCGAAGCCGGCTACCGGACATGATCGACTGGCGGTCGTGGTGCTGGCGGGGAGCGCCTGCTTGATGGCTACCGGGCCGATCCTGGCATCGGTTGCGATGCGTCAAGCGGGGATGGGGCCTTTTGGAACAGCGTTCTGGCGATTTGCAATCGCGGCTCCTTTGTTGATTGTATTGGCAGTAGCAGGACGCCGCCGCAGTCAGGAGCAGACGCCGTTTGTCTGGCCGAAGACTTTTGCGAGGTGGTTGTGGATCGGAGGACCGGGAGTGGCGCTGGCACTGGTCATGGGCGCGTGGTTTACAGCCATGCTCTATACCACGGCGGCGGCAGCCACAATTATGACCAACATGCAGGCACCCATGGTAGGACTCGCTGCATGGATCCTGTTCGGTCAGCGGCCGCGCTGGCTGTTCTTTGCGGGAACCTGCATCGCGATTGTCGGCGTCGTCGGCTTGCTGATTGCCGAACCAGGGCCCATTACGATGGTGGGAGGCAATGTCACAGGTGACCTGATCGCGCTGATCGGCGCGGTTGCCTACGCAGCCTACCTGTTGCAGATCGCCCGATTGAGTCGCAGCTACAAACCAGCTGAGGTCATCGCCATGGCTGCGAGCGTGGCGGCGGTTTTGTTATTGCCACTTCCTGCGTTGTTGGGAGAACCCTATCTTCCCAGCAACGCGACCGGCTGGTGGTCATTGGTCGGTATGTCCCTCGTGGCACAGGTTTTCGGCCACTCGGCACTGGGGTGGGCGGTCGCGCGGGTCTCCTCAGCAGCCTCGGCATCCGTATTATTAGTGCAGCCGGTCGCGACCGCCATTCTGGGTTGGCTGGTTCTGCATGAATTGCTTGACGCCTGGCAGATCGGCGCGATTGGCATCATCCTGCTCGGCGTGTTTCTGGCCAAACGTGGTGCGCCGGCAACGCAGCCAGATGAAAATACTCCAGACAGACCAGTCAGCGGTTGA
- a CDS encoding N,N-dimethylformamidase beta subunit family domain-containing protein yields the protein MQEPNQERRNLLKGAVATSLASLAGSLSLGEASDAKADPDLIKRENQKEGSSDWQLTRIQLDKRDGFRSPKIEGYCSRQSVAAGEPIDIMVSTRPAQEFKIEIFRTGYYDGRGARLMKTLGPFQGKPQPVPQPGHKNLHECHWDAAVTLTIPDDWPSGVYLGRLSTLKDKTGYGYWQSYVVFIVKDDRPADILFQCSDNTWQAYNRWPNNYSVYTDPKGTQGPWADVSFDRPYAKYAQIYENPQSVGSGEWLCFEFPFAYWLEKHGYDVTYCSNSDMLTPEHGLKCKSFLSVGHDEYWDIRHYESVVKMRDAGVNLLFFSGNSVCWVTPMTASSDGRPNRIMFRGGPYGGKYKYAEARERDNGPFPHRGPDEGYLMGSRNVDPVNGGGDWVCELPEHWIFENTGMKKGDAIPGLIGWEYHGDPPEDIPGLEVVAKGTALQGGVNPQQWTATIYPGPKNNFVFNASTIFWCQDLSSPPGHMLPWSHWSRPHGPDERVQQITHNIMRRATS from the coding sequence ATGCAGGAACCAAATCAGGAACGTCGAAATCTTTTAAAAGGCGCCGTTGCGACTTCACTGGCATCGCTGGCGGGCAGTCTTTCGCTGGGTGAAGCATCCGACGCGAAAGCCGATCCCGATTTAATCAAGCGTGAGAATCAGAAAGAGGGTTCCAGCGACTGGCAGTTGACTCGTATCCAGCTGGATAAACGTGATGGCTTCCGCTCTCCCAAAATTGAAGGTTACTGCTCCCGACAAAGTGTCGCAGCGGGTGAGCCGATCGACATCATGGTTTCGACACGGCCCGCGCAGGAATTCAAGATTGAAATTTTTCGCACCGGTTATTATGACGGTCGCGGTGCGCGGCTGATGAAAACACTGGGGCCGTTCCAGGGCAAACCTCAGCCCGTGCCCCAACCGGGTCACAAGAATCTGCATGAATGCCACTGGGATGCAGCAGTGACATTGACGATTCCCGATGACTGGCCCAGCGGCGTCTATCTGGGTCGACTCTCCACGTTGAAGGACAAGACCGGCTACGGTTACTGGCAGAGTTATGTTGTGTTCATCGTCAAAGATGATCGTCCTGCGGATATCCTGTTTCAATGTTCGGACAATACCTGGCAGGCCTATAACAGGTGGCCCAATAACTATTCGGTCTACACCGATCCCAAAGGAACCCAGGGACCCTGGGCCGACGTCAGCTTTGATCGACCCTATGCCAAATACGCGCAGATTTATGAAAACCCGCAGTCCGTCGGTTCGGGGGAATGGCTCTGCTTTGAATTTCCGTTTGCCTACTGGCTGGAAAAACATGGCTACGATGTGACCTACTGTTCCAACAGCGACATGCTGACTCCCGAGCATGGCCTGAAATGCAAGTCGTTTCTCTCGGTCGGACATGACGAATACTGGGATATCAGGCATTATGAATCGGTCGTAAAGATGCGCGACGCCGGTGTGAACCTGCTCTTCTTCTCGGGGAACTCGGTCTGCTGGGTGACACCGATGACAGCGAGTTCGGACGGTCGCCCGAATCGTATCATGTTTCGTGGCGGGCCGTATGGCGGCAAATACAAATATGCAGAAGCGCGTGAGCGGGATAACGGACCGTTTCCCCACCGGGGGCCAGATGAAGGCTATCTGATGGGGTCACGGAATGTCGATCCGGTCAATGGCGGCGGTGACTGGGTTTGTGAACTGCCCGAGCACTGGATCTTTGAAAACACCGGCATGAAAAAAGGAGACGCGATTCCTGGTCTGATCGGCTGGGAATATCACGGCGACCCGCCTGAAGACATTCCCGGTCTCGAAGTCGTCGCAAAAGGAACTGCGCTGCAGGGAGGCGTCAATCCGCAGCAGTGGACGGCGACGATCTATCCCGGCCCGAAAAATAATTTCGTGTTCAATGCGTCGACGATCTTCTGGTGTCAGGACCTCTCCAGTCCGCCGGGACATATGCTTCCCTGGTCACACTGGTCGCGTCCGCATGGACCCGATGAACGCGTGCAGCAGATCACGCATAATATTATGCGTCGCGCTACTTCCTGA
- a CDS encoding transthyretin-like family protein — MLLCSRAVPLCLFFCLLLSAGCGGSIEADYSKLDLVDVSGTVTLDGQPLSGATVAFEAPDRTFSSGVTDASGHYSLMFNTEKSGCLTGQKTVRIRFVTDSEAPEGETETEDAEKSPAASGQKIPEQYNSKSTLAATVDADHTSFNFDLKSKP, encoded by the coding sequence ATGTTACTTTGTTCTCGTGCGGTTCCCCTGTGTCTCTTTTTCTGTCTGCTGTTGTCGGCGGGATGTGGGGGCTCGATCGAGGCTGATTACAGTAAGCTGGATCTGGTCGATGTATCCGGCACGGTCACGCTTGATGGGCAGCCTCTGTCCGGTGCGACCGTCGCCTTTGAAGCACCCGATCGAACCTTTTCCTCAGGTGTCACTGATGCCAGCGGTCATTATTCGCTGATGTTCAATACCGAAAAATCAGGTTGCCTGACCGGACAGAAAACCGTACGCATCAGGTTTGTCACCGATTCCGAAGCGCCGGAAGGGGAAACCGAAACGGAAGACGCAGAGAAATCACCGGCAGCGTCCGGGCAGAAAATCCCGGAGCAGTACAATTCCAAATCAACGCTTGCTGCCACTGTCGATGCAGATCACACCAGCTTCAATTTTGACTTGAAAAGCAAGCCGTAA
- the rpiB gene encoding ribose 5-phosphate isomerase B — MTSPAPSDPPVKSIVIASDHAGYRYKRRIIEYLTKAGYQVEDMGTDSTESVDYPDFIMPAALAVAEGKFERGIVLGGSGNGEAIAANRIKGVRCAVCWNEKSARLASMHNNANMISLGERMISLHDVYEIIDIWLSTPFEGGRHARRIEKLDQ, encoded by the coding sequence ATGACATCTCCAGCTCCTTCAGACCCACCTGTCAAAAGTATTGTTATCGCCTCCGACCATGCCGGCTATCGGTACAAACGCCGCATCATTGAGTATCTGACGAAAGCAGGATATCAGGTCGAAGATATGGGCACCGATTCCACAGAGTCGGTCGACTATCCCGACTTTATCATGCCGGCGGCCCTGGCGGTTGCAGAGGGAAAATTTGAGCGAGGCATTGTTTTGGGTGGTTCTGGCAATGGAGAAGCGATCGCCGCAAATCGCATCAAAGGCGTGCGTTGTGCGGTCTGCTGGAACGAGAAATCGGCGCGTCTGGCCAGCATGCATAACAACGCCAACATGATCTCGCTGGGCGAACGCATGATTTCGCTGCACGATGTATACGAGATCATCGACATCTGGCTCAGCACTCCCTTCGAAGGGGGGCGCCATGCCAGACGCATCGAAAAGCTGGATCAGTAA
- a CDS encoding DUF1559 domain-containing protein, translating into MLFTHIPPRRRSGFTLIELLVVIAIIAILIALLLPAVQQAREAARRSTCKNNLKQLAIGLHNYHDTHDVLPFGWDQRGAAWSAMILPAIEQGNLYDTLIFQESGDGNWDSGSANTTAASTYLPVFNCPSAPLQKHYNFNNIPQRAPGTYLGNAGSESSSDDDSTKVSGSKSLEEVIQNGMFYACSCVSFRDVKDGTSNTFIIGETQTDLDFGKDGQSMDHWNIGSPQTDPCGCNNGTGGSEFSEFVGTTYPRMNARRTDPSVSGHLMELSFGSWHSGGGHMAYADGSVHFISENIDKTIYQALSTRFGREVTSN; encoded by the coding sequence ATGTTGTTCACACACATCCCGCCCCGGCGACGTTCCGGGTTCACTCTGATCGAACTGCTGGTTGTCATTGCGATTATCGCGATTCTGATTGCTCTGTTACTGCCAGCCGTCCAGCAGGCGCGTGAAGCAGCCCGCCGTTCCACCTGTAAAAACAATCTCAAGCAACTGGCCATCGGTCTGCATAACTATCATGACACGCATGACGTGCTCCCGTTTGGCTGGGATCAGCGGGGCGCCGCCTGGAGTGCCATGATTCTGCCGGCGATCGAGCAGGGCAATCTTTACGATACCCTGATTTTCCAGGAATCGGGAGACGGAAACTGGGACTCCGGCTCTGCCAATACAACTGCTGCAAGTACTTATCTGCCCGTGTTCAACTGCCCGAGTGCACCGCTACAGAAGCACTACAATTTTAACAATATCCCCCAGCGGGCACCCGGAACCTACCTGGGTAATGCTGGTTCTGAATCCAGTTCAGACGACGACTCAACCAAAGTATCCGGCTCAAAGTCTCTGGAAGAGGTGATTCAGAATGGTATGTTCTATGCCTGCAGCTGCGTCAGTTTTCGCGATGTCAAAGACGGAACTTCAAATACGTTTATCATAGGAGAAACACAGACCGACCTCGACTTCGGTAAAGACGGTCAGTCTATGGATCACTGGAATATCGGTTCTCCGCAGACTGATCCCTGCGGCTGTAATAACGGTACGGGCGGCAGTGAATTCTCTGAGTTTGTTGGTACCACTTATCCCCGGATGAACGCCCGTCGGACGGACCCTTCCGTCAGTGGTCATCTGATGGAGCTCTCATTTGGCAGCTGGCATTCCGGGGGAGGTCACATGGCGTACGCGGATGGCTCCGTTCATTTTATCTCAGAGAACATTGATAAAACGATCTACCAGGCATTGTCCACCCGCTTTGGTCGCGAAGTGACCTCGAATTAA
- a CDS encoding M20 metallopeptidase family protein, whose translation MASFSLDQTDIRAFYQAVAKQLDQELSSLEPTIIDIRRTLHKNPEISGEEKQTSQLICNTLEAIGLTPKLMKNGVGVIADMTLGTPTADTPLIGIRADIDALRITDLKEVEYCSHNPGIGHLCGHDAHTSIALGAALSLNRCSELFEKDWPGQGIRLRFIFQPAEEICLGARWMVEQGAVDDVNAIIGLHMDPEIIAGAAKIRYGVMTAFCDEVHFEIHGMGAHAARPHHGNDPITTAAQLISSLYQNLPRSIDSRTPAVFTIGQIASGLAPNVIPETASLKGSLRSTNDQARDVLHQRIEDIAAGIARSTGTRIEVRFQSPLPAVVNDRNISAALEQASKDVLGVQQVGLIDLPSMGGEDFSIYLQQIPGSMLRLGCARPDVKAVFLHSPYFDIDERALIIGSRIMLQTALLLSLNPRLIQKGN comes from the coding sequence GTGGCATCTTTCTCGCTCGATCAGACCGACATCAGAGCCTTTTACCAGGCCGTTGCAAAACAACTGGATCAGGAACTCAGCTCCCTTGAGCCAACCATCATCGACATTCGTCGCACATTGCATAAAAATCCCGAGATCAGCGGCGAAGAAAAACAGACGTCCCAGCTGATCTGCAATACGCTCGAAGCAATTGGCCTCACACCAAAATTGATGAAAAACGGTGTGGGCGTGATCGCCGACATGACATTGGGAACCCCAACCGCTGATACTCCGCTGATCGGCATTCGCGCCGACATCGACGCGCTGCGAATTACCGATCTGAAAGAAGTCGAATACTGTTCACATAATCCGGGCATCGGTCATCTGTGTGGTCACGATGCGCATACATCGATCGCATTGGGTGCGGCACTCAGTCTCAATCGCTGTTCCGAACTGTTTGAGAAAGACTGGCCTGGCCAGGGAATTCGGCTGCGATTCATTTTTCAGCCCGCAGAAGAGATTTGCCTGGGTGCCCGCTGGATGGTGGAACAGGGCGCCGTTGATGATGTGAATGCGATTATCGGCCTGCATATGGATCCGGAAATCATCGCCGGGGCTGCCAAAATCCGTTATGGCGTGATGACCGCGTTCTGTGATGAAGTCCACTTTGAAATTCACGGCATGGGGGCGCATGCAGCGCGGCCTCATCATGGAAATGATCCGATTACCACAGCCGCACAACTGATTTCCAGCCTGTATCAGAATCTGCCCCGCTCGATTGATTCGCGCACCCCCGCCGTATTTACCATCGGCCAGATCGCCTCGGGTCTGGCCCCCAATGTGATCCCTGAAACGGCATCTCTGAAAGGCTCGCTGCGTTCCACGAATGATCAGGCCCGCGATGTGTTGCATCAGCGGATTGAAGACATCGCTGCCGGCATCGCCCGCAGCACAGGGACCCGGATTGAGGTCCGGTTTCAATCTCCCCTGCCCGCCGTCGTCAATGACCGTAATATTTCTGCCGCCCTGGAACAGGCATCCAAGGATGTACTGGGAGTACAGCAGGTCGGCCTGATCGATCTGCCCAGCATGGGGGGAGAAGACTTTTCGATTTACCTGCAGCAGATCCCCGGCTCAATGCTGCGGCTGGGATGTGCCCGTCCCGATGTAAAAGCGGTGTTTCTGCATTCCCCATATTTCGACATCGACGAACGGGCACTGATCATCGGCAGTCGCATTATGCTGCAGACCGCTTTGTTACTTTCATTGAACCCCAGGCTCATCCAAAAAGGGAATTAA
- a CDS encoding carboxylate-amine ligase, whose translation MGTISFARNDYPTLGVELELQLVDTETYALSNSITEVLAGLPEETAKYVKPELMQSYLEINTDVCRTVGDVRQDLTGKLKDVTATADKLGLKLFWAATHPFSSWRDQKITVNDRYYELVDLMQDVARRLVTFGLHIHVGVDSGDKAVMVCDRMLRYLPLLLSLSSNSPFWEGRNTGLHSNRSKIMEGLPTAGLPPTMRNWSEYTWLINHLISTGFINTIREIWWDIRPHHNFGTVEIRVCDMPANLEQVLSLTAFVQCMVKCISDEIDEGAYQLQHHPMMVQQNKWRATRYGIDASLVSSENYKLFSVIDTTKQLVDLVSPMSERLECTDELDRICNLVHKSGAKRQLEIMEATGDRREVVKQMIEENNGF comes from the coding sequence ATGGGAACCATCTCCTTCGCCAGAAACGATTACCCGACACTGGGTGTGGAACTGGAACTGCAACTTGTCGACACAGAGACCTATGCGCTCTCGAACTCGATCACCGAAGTGCTGGCCGGGCTGCCAGAAGAGACCGCCAAATATGTCAAACCGGAATTGATGCAGAGTTACCTGGAAATCAATACCGACGTCTGCCGCACGGTAGGAGATGTGCGTCAGGATCTGACCGGCAAACTCAAAGATGTCACCGCCACCGCCGACAAGCTGGGGCTGAAACTGTTCTGGGCGGCCACGCATCCGTTCTCTTCGTGGCGGGATCAGAAAATCACCGTGAACGATCGCTATTACGAACTCGTCGATCTGATGCAGGACGTCGCCCGCCGCCTGGTCACGTTCGGTCTGCACATCCACGTCGGCGTCGATTCCGGCGACAAAGCCGTCATGGTCTGCGATCGCATGCTGCGTTACCTGCCGCTGCTGCTCTCGCTCTCTTCGAACTCACCTTTCTGGGAAGGCCGTAATACAGGCCTGCATTCGAACCGCTCGAAAATCATGGAAGGCCTGCCCACCGCCGGTCTGCCTCCCACGATGCGGAACTGGAGCGAATACACGTGGCTCATCAATCACCTGATCAGCACCGGCTTCATTAATACGATTCGTGAAATCTGGTGGGACATCCGCCCGCATCATAATTTCGGCACCGTCGAAATCCGTGTGTGCGATATGCCGGCCAACCTGGAGCAGGTCCTCTCCCTCACCGCGTTCGTGCAGTGTATGGTGAAATGCATTTCAGATGAAATCGACGAAGGCGCTTATCAGTTGCAACATCACCCGATGATGGTCCAGCAGAACAAATGGCGGGCGACACGTTACGGCATCGACGCCAGCCTGGTCAGCAGCGAGAATTACAAACTGTTTTCCGTGATTGATACGACCAAGCAACTGGTGGATCTGGTTTCGCCGATGTCAGAACGCCTGGAGTGTACGGACGAATTAGACCGTATCTGTAACCTGGTACATAAATCCGGCGCCAAGCGGCAGTTGGAGATCATGGAAGCGACCGGCGACCGCCGCGAAGTTGTCAAACAGATGATCGAAGAAAATAACGGCTTCTGA
- a CDS encoding endonuclease/exonuclease/phosphatase family protein, with translation MTDPDPPAVSRFQRILDQIVSRVTTCITWFFLISVSVCYTMQPDICAAVTVYPSWCWFVSGLFLALILLRAKSKRMALTTVGLWFVFLVVFADTPLSLWRGMCQRTEAVAQAEQPGQIPLRVISLNAHGSGRAVAALKRYEPDLILIQETPGAGTLIEVGKTMLGENSGLLVGVDASILSRTPIEPVASSVNYTIGKVRVKTGQEIIVVSLRLMPPPFRADLWNPECWRAYRDQRIHQRDELQLISRRLSELSSDLPVIVGGDFNVNPRDPIFRELPANLSDAFVTAGIGWGNTITNEAPFLRIDQVWINDFFKSVQVFSAAASDTDHRLVLADLILKTMPHQSSK, from the coding sequence ATGACTGATCCTGATCCCCCTGCGGTTTCCCGCTTTCAAAGAATCCTGGATCAAATTGTCTCCCGCGTTACCACCTGTATTACGTGGTTCTTCTTAATCAGCGTCAGCGTCTGTTACACGATGCAACCGGACATCTGTGCCGCGGTCACCGTTTATCCGAGCTGGTGCTGGTTTGTCAGCGGTCTGTTTCTGGCGTTGATTCTGTTACGCGCGAAAAGTAAACGGATGGCGTTGACGACGGTCGGTCTCTGGTTTGTGTTCCTCGTCGTGTTTGCCGATACACCTTTGAGTCTCTGGCGGGGAATGTGTCAGCGAACCGAGGCAGTCGCGCAGGCCGAACAGCCAGGACAGATTCCACTGCGGGTGATTTCGCTCAACGCGCATGGCAGCGGCCGTGCTGTCGCGGCGCTCAAACGATATGAGCCGGACCTGATTCTGATTCAGGAAACGCCGGGAGCCGGGACGTTGATCGAAGTGGGCAAAACGATGCTCGGAGAAAATTCCGGTCTGCTGGTGGGCGTGGATGCTTCGATCCTGAGTCGAACTCCGATCGAACCCGTGGCGTCGTCTGTGAATTACACCATCGGCAAAGTCAGAGTCAAAACGGGGCAGGAGATCATTGTCGTTTCGTTGCGTCTCATGCCACCTCCCTTTCGTGCGGATCTGTGGAACCCCGAATGCTGGCGCGCGTACCGTGATCAGAGAATTCATCAGCGAGATGAACTGCAGCTGATCAGTCGTCGCCTGTCAGAACTGTCGTCCGATCTGCCTGTGATTGTGGGAGGCGATTTCAACGTCAATCCGCGCGATCCGATCTTCCGGGAACTGCCGGCGAATCTGAGTGATGCCTTCGTGACAGCCGGTATCGGCTGGGGCAACACGATTACCAACGAAGCTCCGTTCCTGCGAATTGACCAGGTATGGATCAACGATTTTTTCAAATCTGTACAGGTCTTCTCCGCGGCCGCCAGCGACACTGATCATCGACTCGTGCTGGCGGATTTGATTCTGAAAACAATGCCTCATCAGTCTTCGAAATGA
- a CDS encoding sll1863 family stress response protein — translation MRYFTPCLFSLSLFLVACADESSTPPVPGETQVTGEDVKQKIGEAADTAKEFTKQKRDEYSKQLDQQLEGLDGKIAELETKGAKLKDDAKVEWNKKLEDLKSKRGKLSEKLKEFNESSADAWEGLKKDLDIAWGNLKEAYDKTAKEVKE, via the coding sequence ATGCGCTATTTTACTCCCTGTTTATTCAGTCTGAGTCTGTTTCTGGTCGCCTGTGCGGATGAGAGTTCCACGCCGCCTGTGCCCGGTGAAACGCAGGTGACGGGCGAAGATGTGAAACAGAAGATCGGTGAAGCCGCTGACACCGCGAAAGAATTCACAAAGCAGAAACGCGATGAATATTCCAAACAGCTCGACCAGCAGCTGGAGGGCCTGGATGGGAAAATCGCCGAGCTGGAGACAAAGGGCGCGAAACTCAAAGACGACGCCAAAGTGGAATGGAATAAGAAGCTGGAAGACCTGAAATCGAAGCGAGGCAAGCTGTCAGAAAAGCTCAAAGAATTCAACGAGTCCTCCGCCGACGCCTGGGAAGGATTGAAGAAAGACCTGGATATCGCCTGGGGCAATCTCAAAGAAGCCTACGACAAAACCGCGAAGGAAGTGAAGGAGTAG